The Pseudomonas wenzhouensis genome has a segment encoding these proteins:
- the tnpB gene encoding IS66 family insertion sequence element accessory protein TnpB (TnpB, as the term is used for proteins encoded by IS66 family insertion elements, is considered an accessory protein, since TnpC, encoded by a neighboring gene, is a DDE family transposase.): MMRPDAKVQKVYLYPKPVDFRKSINGLAALVELDIKVEVFNPVLFVFLNRTRSQVKILYWERNGFCLWLKRLEAERFKTKPDAGDEAIELTVDELNWLLDGIDLWRNRPHQILTPRFVT; encoded by the coding sequence ATGATGCGTCCCGACGCCAAGGTGCAGAAGGTCTATCTCTACCCAAAGCCCGTCGATTTCCGCAAATCCATCAACGGCCTGGCCGCTCTGGTCGAGCTGGACATCAAGGTGGAAGTGTTCAACCCCGTGCTGTTCGTGTTCCTCAACCGCACCCGCAGTCAGGTCAAGATCCTCTACTGGGAGCGCAATGGCTTCTGCCTGTGGCTCAAGCGTTTGGAAGCCGAACGCTTCAAGACCAAGCCCGATGCCGGCGACGAGGCCATCGAGCTGACGGTCGATGAGTTGAACTGGCTGCTCGACGGCATCGACCTGTGGCGCAACCGTCCGCACCAGATACTGACGCCGCGTTTCGTGACCTGA
- the tnpB gene encoding IS66 family insertion sequence element accessory protein TnpB, which translates to MMRPDPKVKAVYLYPKPVDFRKSINGLAALVELDIKVAVFDPALFVFLNVTAP; encoded by the coding sequence ATGATGCGTCCCGACCCCAAGGTCAAAGCCGTTTACCTTTACCCCAAGCCGGTCGATTTCCGCAAATCCATCAACGGTCTGGCCGCCTTGGTCGAGTTGGATATCAAGGTGGCGGTGTTCGACCCGGCGTTGTTCGTTTTTCTCAACGTAACCGCTCCATAA
- a CDS encoding ATP-binding protein produces the protein MIEFLGQDTGPYTVHNVFTPTQPAKLTFIDRDIVNNDLVDALETPGTQVVVYGHTGSGKTTLLTNKLGQIYSHHITTRCMKGMTFEQILTEAFDQLAPFYESDRSNSTSESVKANIAASYSSIKSSLEAAKTKAISATEKRVLPPQLTPQALGRLIGNSGQCWVIEDFHKIEAAEKEKLSQLLKVFMDLAYEYPTVKIVCLGAVDTARQVVDYDKEMKERVAEIAVPLMTEEELFSIITKGEQLLNIRFTPSAKRKVVKYACGIASICHRLCLNMCISANIKYKQSTQTAIDDENFDNAVEKYIRSASDSLKNSFDKALKIRRSTKFDSSTLIIKALSLAPERGLARFNLLKRIKENEPTYTDQILKSHLAKLVDPEYGSILRHDSNSGLYAFTDQFHRAYAQSLQHTDDKQTQPQLIRQIFITLKEDYAVIEYESSAEN, from the coding sequence ATGATTGAGTTTCTTGGTCAGGACACTGGCCCATACACTGTCCACAATGTATTTACCCCAACCCAACCAGCCAAGCTTACGTTCATTGACCGGGACATTGTCAATAACGACCTAGTCGATGCTCTAGAGACGCCAGGAACACAGGTAGTTGTGTATGGGCATACTGGTAGCGGAAAAACTACGCTACTCACCAACAAGTTAGGACAGATTTACTCCCACCACATTACAACCAGATGCATGAAGGGAATGACCTTCGAGCAAATCCTTACAGAGGCATTTGATCAATTAGCACCCTTTTATGAGTCTGATCGCTCAAATTCAACAAGCGAAAGCGTGAAGGCAAATATTGCTGCCTCATACTCATCCATTAAATCCTCGCTTGAAGCAGCTAAAACCAAGGCCATCAGCGCTACAGAAAAGAGAGTTCTACCTCCACAACTTACCCCTCAGGCGCTGGGTAGGCTAATCGGAAACTCGGGGCAATGCTGGGTAATAGAAGACTTCCACAAAATCGAAGCAGCAGAAAAGGAAAAGCTTTCTCAGCTTCTGAAAGTATTCATGGATCTAGCATACGAGTATCCAACCGTAAAAATCGTTTGCCTCGGAGCCGTGGACACTGCACGTCAAGTCGTTGACTACGACAAGGAAATGAAAGAGAGAGTGGCAGAAATTGCTGTCCCACTGATGACCGAAGAAGAACTCTTCTCCATCATCACTAAAGGCGAGCAACTTCTTAATATAAGATTCACCCCAAGCGCAAAACGGAAGGTGGTTAAGTACGCATGCGGCATAGCATCAATATGCCACAGACTCTGCCTTAACATGTGCATTAGTGCAAACATAAAATACAAACAAAGCACCCAAACCGCAATAGATGATGAAAACTTCGACAACGCAGTCGAAAAATACATTAGAAGCGCATCAGACTCCTTAAAAAACTCTTTTGACAAAGCATTGAAAATCAGAAGAAGCACAAAGTTTGATAGCTCTACACTTATCATCAAAGCGCTATCACTGGCACCAGAAAGAGGCCTTGCCAGGTTCAACTTACTCAAAAGAATCAAAGAAAATGAACCGACTTACACAGATCAAATCTTAAAGTCTCACCTAGCCAAATTGGTAGACCCAGAGTACGGCTCAATCCTGAGACACGACAGCAACTCCGGACTATATGCATTTACAGACCAATTCCATCGCGCATACGCTCAATCTCTCCAACACACAGATGACAAACAAACTCAGCCACAGTTAATCAGACAAATCTTTATCACTCTCAAGGAAGACTACGCAGTAATCGAGTACGAGAGCTCTGCTGAAAATTAA
- a CDS encoding ribonucleotide-diphosphate reductase subunit beta yields MLSWDEFDKEDGAEAAVAQNANVQNAGTHFDKLDSEAAGSVEQARAVDANDSDAVARAKKALNDLDIQEGLDDLEGAAARVQVGDKQMINARADLNQLVPFKYDWAWQKYLDGCANHWMPQEVNMNADIALWKSADGLTEDERRIVMRNLGFFSTADSLVANNLVLAVYRLITNPECRQYILRQAFEEAIHTHAYQYCIESLGMDEGEIFNMYHEIPSVAKKASWGLKYTRSISDPKFQTGTPETDRQFLRNLIAYYCVLEGIFFYCGFTQILSMGRRNKMTGTAEQFQYILRDESMHLNFGIDVINQIKIENPHLWDAQMKDEATQMILQGTQLEIEYARDTMPRGVLGMNAAMMEDYLKFIANRRLTQIGLKEEYPGTTNPFPWMSEIMDLKKEKNFFETRVIEYQTGGALSWD; encoded by the coding sequence ATGCTGAGCTGGGATGAATTCGATAAGGAAGACGGTGCAGAAGCAGCCGTCGCACAAAACGCCAACGTACAAAACGCCGGCACCCACTTCGACAAGCTCGACAGCGAAGCTGCCGGCTCGGTCGAGCAGGCGCGCGCCGTCGACGCCAACGACTCCGACGCCGTCGCCCGCGCCAAGAAAGCCCTGAACGACCTCGACATCCAGGAAGGCCTGGACGACCTCGAAGGCGCCGCTGCGCGCGTACAGGTCGGCGACAAGCAGATGATCAACGCCCGCGCCGACCTCAACCAGCTCGTCCCCTTCAAGTACGACTGGGCCTGGCAGAAGTATCTGGATGGTTGCGCCAACCACTGGATGCCGCAGGAAGTGAACATGAACGCCGACATCGCCCTGTGGAAGAGCGCTGACGGCCTCACCGAAGACGAGCGCCGCATCGTCATGCGCAACCTCGGCTTCTTCTCCACCGCCGACAGCCTGGTGGCCAACAACCTGGTGCTGGCCGTGTACCGCCTGATCACCAACCCCGAGTGCCGCCAGTACATCCTGCGCCAGGCCTTCGAGGAAGCGATCCACACCCACGCCTATCAGTACTGCATCGAATCGCTGGGCATGGATGAAGGCGAGATCTTCAACATGTACCACGAGATCCCGAGCGTCGCGAAGAAGGCCTCCTGGGGCCTGAAGTACACCCGCTCGATCTCCGACCCCAAGTTCCAGACCGGCACCCCGGAAACCGACCGCCAGTTCCTGCGCAACCTGATCGCCTACTACTGCGTACTAGAAGGCATCTTCTTCTATTGCGGCTTCACCCAGATCCTCTCCATGGGCCGCCGCAACAAGATGACCGGCACCGCCGAGCAGTTCCAGTACATCCTGCGTGACGAGTCCATGCACCTGAACTTCGGCATCGACGTGATCAACCAGATCAAGATCGAGAACCCGCACCTGTGGGACGCCCAGATGAAGGACGAAGCGACCCAGATGATCCTGCAGGGCACCCAGCTGGAGATCGAATACGCGCGTGACACCATGCCGCGCGGCGTACTGGGCATGAACGCCGCGATGATGGAGGACTACCTCAAATTCATCGCCAACCGCCGCCTGACCCAGATCGGCCTGAAGGAAGAGTACCCGGGCACCACCAACCCCTTCCCATGGATGAGCGAGATCATGGACCTGAAGAAGGAGAAGAACTTCTTCGAGACCCGAGTGATCGAGTATCAGACTGGTGGGGCGTTGAGCTGGGATTGA
- a CDS encoding ribonucleoside-diphosphate reductase subunit alpha, which translates to MHTDTTRENPQAVAPQAAESAQDLAATAPGQLRVIKRNGTVVPYTDDKITVAITKAFLAVEGGTAAASSRIHDTVARLTEQVTATFKRRMPSGGTIHIEEIQDQVELALMRAGEQKVARDYVIYREAQANKRKASAGSDIAQPHPSIRITTAGGELQPLDMGRLQTIIKEACEGLAEVDSALIERETLKNLYDGVAEKDVNTALVMTARTLVEREPNYSYVTARLLMDNIRAEALSFLNITASATHHEMAELYAKALPAYVEKGVEFELLDAKLKTFDLEKLGAAINHERDQQFTYLGLQTLYDRYFIHKDGIRFELPQVFFMRVAMGLAIEEPKNREERAIEFYNLLSSFDYMASTPTLFNAGTLRPQLSSCYLTTVPDDLSGIYGAIHDNAMLSKFAGGLGNDWTPVRALGSYIKGTNGKSQGVVPFLKVVNDTAVAVNQGGKRKGAVCAYLETWHMDIEEFLELRKNTGDDRRRTHDMNTANWIPDLFMKRVFEDGKWTLFSPSEVPDLHDLTGKAFEERYEYYEALIEYGKIKLYKTIQAKDLWRKMLSMLFETGHPWLTFKDPCNLRSPQQHVGVVHSSNLCTEITLNTNKDEIAVCNLGSVNLVNHIVDGKLDIEKLGRTVKTAVRMLDNVIDINYYSVDQARNSNLKHRPVGLGLMGFQDALYLQHIAYGSDAAVEFADKSMEAISYYAIQASCDLAEERGSYSTFEGSLWSKGILPLDSQQLLIEARGQKYIDVDLSESLDWAPIRERVKKGIRNSNIMAIAPTATISNIIGVSQSIEPTYQNLYVKSNLSGEFTVINPYLVRDLKNRGLWDPVMVNDLKYYDGSVQQIERIPQDLKDLYATAFEVETKWIVDAASRRQKWIDQAQSLNLYIAGASGKKLDVTYRMAWYRGLKTTYYLRALAATSTEKSTINTGKLNAVSAGGDEGFSAKAQAPAQQAAPVPAPVPKACAIDEPDCEACQ; encoded by the coding sequence ATGCACACCGACACTACTCGCGAGAACCCGCAGGCCGTGGCACCGCAGGCCGCTGAATCCGCCCAGGATCTAGCTGCCACCGCCCCCGGCCAACTGCGAGTGATCAAGCGCAACGGCACTGTCGTCCCCTATACCGATGACAAGATCACCGTCGCCATCACCAAGGCCTTCCTCGCAGTAGAAGGCGGCACCGCCGCCGCTTCGTCGCGCATCCACGACACCGTCGCGCGCCTGACCGAGCAGGTCACCGCCACCTTCAAGCGTCGCATGCCGTCCGGCGGCACCATTCATATCGAAGAGATCCAGGACCAGGTCGAACTGGCCCTGATGCGTGCCGGCGAGCAGAAGGTTGCCCGCGACTACGTGATCTACCGTGAAGCCCAGGCCAACAAGCGCAAGGCCAGTGCCGGCAGCGACATCGCCCAGCCGCACCCGAGCATCCGCATCACCACCGCTGGCGGTGAACTGCAGCCGCTGGACATGGGCCGCCTGCAGACCATCATCAAGGAAGCCTGCGAAGGCCTGGCCGAGGTCGACAGCGCCCTGATCGAGCGCGAAACCCTGAAGAACCTCTACGACGGCGTGGCCGAGAAGGACGTCAACACCGCCCTGGTGATGACCGCCCGTACCCTGGTCGAGCGTGAGCCGAACTACAGCTACGTCACCGCCCGCCTGCTGATGGACAACATCCGCGCCGAGGCCCTGAGCTTCCTCAACATCACCGCCAGCGCCACCCACCACGAGATGGCCGAGCTGTACGCCAAGGCCCTGCCCGCCTATGTCGAAAAAGGCGTGGAGTTCGAGCTGCTGGACGCCAAGCTGAAGACCTTCGACCTGGAGAAACTGGGCGCCGCGATCAACCACGAGCGCGACCAGCAGTTCACCTACCTGGGCCTGCAGACCCTGTACGACCGCTACTTCATCCACAAGGACGGCATCCGCTTCGAACTGCCGCAGGTGTTCTTCATGCGCGTGGCCATGGGCCTGGCCATCGAAGAGCCGAAGAACCGCGAAGAGCGCGCCATCGAGTTCTACAACCTGCTGTCCTCGTTCGACTACATGGCGTCCACCCCGACCCTGTTCAACGCCGGCACCCTGCGTCCGCAGCTATCCTCCTGCTACCTGACCACCGTGCCGGACGACCTGTCGGGCATCTACGGCGCCATCCACGACAACGCCATGCTGAGCAAATTCGCCGGCGGTCTGGGCAATGACTGGACCCCGGTGCGCGCGCTGGGCTCCTACATCAAGGGCACCAACGGCAAATCCCAGGGCGTCGTCCCCTTCCTCAAGGTGGTCAACGACACCGCCGTGGCGGTCAACCAGGGCGGCAAGCGCAAGGGCGCGGTCTGCGCCTACCTGGAAACCTGGCACATGGACATCGAGGAATTCCTCGAGCTGCGCAAGAACACCGGTGACGACCGTCGTCGTACCCACGATATGAACACCGCCAACTGGATTCCGGACCTGTTCATGAAGCGCGTCTTCGAAGACGGCAAGTGGACCCTGTTCAGCCCGAGCGAAGTGCCGGATCTGCACGACCTGACCGGCAAGGCCTTCGAAGAGCGCTACGAGTACTACGAAGCCCTGATCGAGTACGGCAAGATCAAGCTGTACAAGACCATCCAGGCCAAAGACCTGTGGCGCAAGATGCTCTCGATGCTGTTCGAGACCGGCCACCCGTGGCTGACCTTCAAGGACCCGTGCAACCTGCGCAGCCCGCAGCAGCACGTGGGCGTGGTTCACAGCTCCAACCTGTGCACCGAGATCACCCTGAACACCAACAAGGACGAGATCGCTGTCTGCAACCTGGGTTCGGTCAACCTAGTCAACCACATCGTCGACGGCAAGCTGGACATCGAGAAACTCGGCCGCACCGTGAAGACCGCTGTGCGCATGCTCGATAACGTCATCGACATCAACTACTACAGCGTGGATCAGGCGCGTAACTCCAACCTCAAGCACCGTCCGGTCGGCCTCGGCCTGATGGGCTTCCAGGACGCCCTGTACCTGCAACACATCGCCTACGGCTCCGACGCCGCCGTCGAGTTCGCCGACAAGTCGATGGAAGCCATCAGCTACTACGCCATCCAGGCCTCCTGTGACCTGGCCGAAGAGCGCGGCAGCTACAGCACCTTCGAAGGCTCGCTGTGGAGCAAGGGCATCCTGCCGCTGGACTCGCAGCAACTGCTGATCGAAGCCCGTGGCCAGAAGTACATCGACGTCGACCTGTCCGAATCGCTGGACTGGGCACCGATCCGCGAGCGCGTGAAAAAAGGTATTCGTAACTCGAACATCATGGCCATCGCGCCAACCGCGACCATCTCCAACATCATTGGCGTGTCGCAGTCCATCGAGCCGACCTACCAGAACCTGTACGTGAAATCGAACCTTTCCGGCGAATTCACCGTGATCAACCCCTACCTGGTGCGCGACCTGAAAAACCGCGGCCTGTGGGACCCGGTCATGGTCAACGACCTGAAGTACTACGACGGTTCCGTGCAGCAGATCGAGCGCATCCCGCAGGACCTGAAAGACCTGTACGCCACCGCGTTCGAAGTGGAAACCAAGTGGATCGTCGACGCCGCCAGCCGTCGCCAGAAGTGGATCGACCAGGCTCAGTCGCTGAACCTGTACATCGCCGGCGCCTCGGGCAAGAAGCTGGACGTGACTTACCGCATGGCCTGGTACCGTGGCCTGAAAACCACCTACTACCTCCGTGCCCTGGCCGCTACCAGCACCGAGAAGTCCACCATCAACACCGGCAAGCTCAATGCTGTATCCGCCGGTGGCGACGAAGGCTTCTCGGCCAAGGCCCAGGCTCCTGCCCAGCAGGCAGCTCCGGTCCCGGCGCCAGTACCAAAGGCCTGTGCAATCGACGAACCCGACTGCGAGGCTTGCCAATAA
- a CDS encoding response regulator, producing the protein MEQEGWQILIVEDDQRLAQLTREYLEGNGLRVAIEADGARAAARILAEQPDLVILDLMLPGEDGLSICRKVRSGYKGPILMLTARTDDMDQVLGLEMGADDYVCKPVRPRVLLARIRALLRRREGSESERDEGQPRRLQFGPLVIDSAMREAWLGEQGIELTSAEFDLLWLLAANAGRILSREEIFNSLRGIEYDGQDRSIDVRISRIRPKIGDDPMHPRLIKTVRSKGYLFVAEAAEALPAGDAAPSLGG; encoded by the coding sequence GTGGAACAAGAAGGGTGGCAGATTCTGATCGTCGAGGATGACCAGCGCCTGGCGCAGTTGACCCGCGAGTATCTTGAAGGCAATGGCCTGCGTGTGGCCATCGAGGCCGACGGTGCCCGTGCGGCGGCGCGGATTCTCGCCGAGCAGCCGGATCTGGTGATACTCGACCTGATGCTGCCGGGCGAGGATGGCCTGAGCATTTGCCGCAAGGTGCGCAGCGGTTACAAGGGGCCGATTCTCATGCTCACCGCGCGTACCGACGACATGGATCAGGTGCTGGGCCTGGAGATGGGCGCTGATGATTACGTGTGCAAGCCGGTGCGCCCGCGTGTGCTGCTGGCGCGTATTCGTGCATTGTTGCGCCGGCGTGAGGGCAGCGAAAGCGAGCGCGATGAAGGTCAGCCGCGTCGCTTGCAATTTGGCCCGCTGGTCATCGACAGCGCCATGCGTGAGGCCTGGCTGGGTGAGCAGGGCATCGAACTGACCAGTGCCGAATTCGACCTGCTGTGGCTGCTGGCGGCCAATGCCGGGCGCATCCTCTCGCGCGAGGAGATCTTCAATTCCCTGCGCGGCATCGAATACGACGGTCAGGACCGCTCCATCGATGTGCGCATCTCGCGTATCCGCCCGAAGATCGGTGATGACCCGATGCATCCACGGCTGATCAAGACGGTGCGCAGCAAGGGCTATCTGTTCGTCGCCGAAGCCGCCGAAGCCTTGCCGGCGGGTGATGCAGCGCCGAGCCTGGGCGGTTGA
- a CDS encoding ATP-binding protein, producing MNSIFLRIYGGMLAALVLVALLGVGTLHLVNEVRGDQYREGLARGTFRLMADNLLPMTEVERKRALVVWSRLLGIPLDLQALNDVPLDSSERNSLQRGHVLVQQTGPHSAKVYALLAGKQPLLLTGEIQQISEQLARATNYLLIDELVRYPVHEQPQRLAELKAAKQFGFNLQLLRLEDATLDLDQRRRIDEGDTVMALGKGGDSIYVFSGIVDTPWVLEIGPLYQMNPYPTQLLVLIGALGLSLIGLIVYLLVRSLEQRLRALESAATHIASGRLDARVPTRGADSVGRLASSFNAMAEHLQTSLSTQRELVRAVSHELRTPVARLRFGLEMIADAPNESARRKYMDGMDSDIQDLDKLVDEMLTYARLEQGSPALNFQQVELKALIDQVIDELAPLSNKVRVECGAVLSVQGDGACWVEAEPRYLHRALQNLVSNAMRYAEGKVLISCEVGYKRCRIDVEDDGPGVPEEAWERLFSPFLRLDDSRTRASGGHGLGLSIVRRIIYWHGGRAQISRSDSLGGARFSLVWPRQQRE from the coding sequence ATGAACTCGATCTTCCTGCGTATCTATGGCGGCATGCTCGCCGCGCTGGTGCTGGTGGCGTTGCTGGGCGTCGGTACCTTGCACCTGGTCAACGAGGTGCGCGGTGATCAATACCGCGAAGGCCTGGCGCGCGGCACCTTCCGCCTGATGGCCGACAACCTGCTGCCAATGACCGAGGTGGAGCGCAAGCGTGCCCTGGTGGTGTGGTCGCGCCTGCTCGGCATCCCTCTGGACCTGCAGGCGCTGAACGATGTGCCACTGGACAGCAGCGAGCGCAACAGCTTGCAGCGTGGTCATGTGCTGGTACAGCAGACCGGCCCGCATTCGGCCAAGGTCTACGCGCTGCTCGCCGGCAAGCAGCCGTTGCTGTTGACCGGCGAGATTCAGCAGATCAGCGAGCAGTTGGCGCGGGCGACCAACTACCTGCTGATCGATGAGCTGGTGCGTTACCCGGTGCATGAGCAGCCACAACGCCTGGCTGAGCTGAAGGCGGCCAAGCAGTTCGGCTTCAACCTGCAACTGCTGCGGCTGGAAGACGCCACCCTCGACCTCGACCAGCGTCGGCGCATCGACGAGGGCGATACGGTGATGGCGCTGGGCAAGGGTGGCGACTCCATTTACGTGTTCTCCGGCATCGTCGATACGCCCTGGGTGCTGGAAATCGGCCCGCTGTACCAGATGAACCCCTATCCGACGCAACTGCTGGTGCTGATCGGCGCGTTGGGGTTGAGCCTGATCGGCCTGATCGTCTACCTGCTGGTGCGTTCGCTGGAGCAGCGCCTGCGTGCCCTGGAAAGCGCCGCCACGCATATCGCCAGCGGTCGTCTGGATGCCCGCGTGCCGACGCGCGGCGCGGACTCGGTCGGGCGCCTGGCCAGCAGCTTCAATGCCATGGCTGAGCACCTGCAGACGTCCCTGAGCACGCAGCGCGAGCTGGTGCGTGCGGTGTCCCATGAACTGCGCACGCCGGTGGCGCGCCTGCGTTTCGGCCTGGAGATGATTGCCGACGCGCCGAACGAAAGTGCCCGGCGCAAGTACATGGACGGCATGGACAGCGATATTCAGGACCTCGACAAGTTGGTCGACGAGATGCTGACCTACGCGCGCCTGGAGCAGGGTTCGCCGGCGCTGAACTTCCAGCAGGTGGAACTCAAGGCGCTGATCGATCAGGTGATCGACGAGCTGGCGCCTCTGAGCAACAAGGTGCGCGTGGAATGTGGCGCGGTGCTCAGTGTGCAGGGGGATGGCGCCTGCTGGGTCGAGGCCGAGCCGCGCTACCTGCACCGCGCGTTGCAGAATCTGGTGAGCAACGCCATGCGCTACGCCGAGGGCAAGGTGCTGATCAGTTGTGAGGTGGGCTACAAGCGCTGCCGTATCGATGTCGAAGATGATGGGCCTGGAGTGCCGGAGGAGGCCTGGGAGCGTCTGTTCAGCCCTTTCCTGCGCCTTGATGACAGCCGCACGCGGGCCTCTGGTGGGCATGGCCTGGGACTGTCCATCGTGCGCCGCATCATTTACTGGCATGGCGGGCGGGCGCAGATCAGCCGCAGCGACAGCCTGGGCGGTGCGCGTTTCAGTCTGGTGTGGCCGCGACAGCAGCGAGAGTAG
- a CDS encoding 4'-phosphopantetheinyl transferase family protein, producing MNAYHPACCSPLDTHNPLPNAPAGAQLISTRFTPTLLADEDFTRCDIDPVRGVAKRQAEYLAGRLCAREALRRLTGQASVPAVGEDRAPQWPRGVVGSITHGDNWAAALVAPDHQWRTLGLDVERLLPVERAQRLQGEILTPAELQRLSGLDDAARAARISLTFSLKESLFKALYPLTLTRFYFHDAELLEIDHASARLRLLIDLHAHWRTGAELDGQFVLFENKVLSLVTVAA from the coding sequence ATGAATGCCTATCACCCTGCCTGCTGCAGCCCTCTGGATACGCACAATCCGCTGCCAAACGCGCCTGCCGGTGCGCAGTTGATCAGCACCCGCTTCACCCCCACCCTGCTCGCCGATGAGGATTTCACGCGCTGCGATATCGACCCGGTGCGCGGCGTGGCCAAGCGGCAGGCCGAATACCTGGCCGGGCGGCTCTGCGCGCGCGAGGCGCTGCGCCGGTTGACCGGCCAGGCCAGCGTACCGGCCGTCGGCGAAGACCGTGCACCGCAGTGGCCACGCGGCGTGGTGGGCTCCATCACCCATGGCGACAACTGGGCCGCGGCACTGGTCGCACCGGATCATCAATGGCGCACACTGGGCCTGGATGTGGAGCGCCTGCTGCCTGTCGAACGCGCCCAACGCCTGCAGGGCGAAATTCTCACCCCCGCCGAACTGCAGCGTTTGTCAGGCCTGGATGATGCGGCCCGCGCCGCGCGCATCAGCCTGACTTTCTCGCTCAAGGAAAGCCTGTTCAAGGCACTCTATCCCCTGACGCTGACGCGCTTCTACTTCCATGATGCCGAACTGCTGGAGATCGACCACGCCAGTGCGCGCCTGCGCCTGCTGATCGACCTGCACGCGCACTGGCGCACGGGCGCCGAACTGGATGGCCAGTTCGTGCTGTTCGAGAACAAGGTACTGAGCCTGGTGACCGTGGCGGCATGA